A segment of the Psilocybe cubensis strain MGC-MH-2018 chromosome 5, whole genome shotgun sequence genome:
CATCGTTGCTTGTTTCTGGAAAACAGAGAAGTTATGACTTCGGGACAACAATGGTATAGAAAACTTACGGTGCATTCACTCTCGCAACTTTTCTTAGACTGTAATGGGTCAGTTAGGACTAATTCAGTTTGAAGCGAGCCAGAATGACTTCGAGAACGAAAATCTTCGCAATGTTCAATGAAAGAGTGCGATAAAGCGCCAGGAAAAAAAGTGATGCCAAGGTGCATGATTTTTGCAAAATTGGGGAGGGAGCAACATCACAGACGTTCTCGTCCTGGTAATGGAAATCTAAAATGTTAATGAATTAAGTGGATGCCAAGTACAAAAGCGGACACGTCTAATCCAATTTGTATCCAACAAGACTCCGTCGGCCAATGATTTCACCAATCTACGTGGAACGAACGTCAGCACATAACACACCACAACCCCACCCCTTTCTGTCCAGAGCGGGAATATTTATGGAGCGTGTATCAAATGCTACGCACCTTGTAGATACCGTATGCCTGAAGGCCGTAAACACCAACACGGCCAATTTCTCCACTCTTCACAAGGTTGCCAACGAGAGCCGGGTTGCGGACTTGCGACCAGAGGGAGGTGTATGCAGTTTTGACGGCTTCGATAGATGGAGGTTGGAGTCCTTCCTTGATGTAGATTTGCTTGAAGACCTCCTTGGTCACAGCGAGGTTATACAGCACAGGCTGTTTGTAAGCTAAAACACCATAAAAGACGGTTCAAAACGCGACAAATTAATCATAAAAACCCCAACGCACATCCAAGAAGGTTTCCAACTTTCTCTCCAACAGGTCCGAGGAACTTCTGAGCATTTTCGAAGAATTTGCTGGCGTTCTTCTGCACGGACGCGAGGGTCTCCTGGGCCTTCTTCTGCGCCTGAGAGGAGTCTGTTGAGGCGTATCGTTTGGTAGCAACGGAGCGCTGTTGGCGGGCTAAGGAGTGGCGGAGAAGCGACGCAGGAACAGCTGGACGCATTTTTGGGTGGTGGGTAGAGGCTGGCGGAGGCGACAGCGGGATACCTGTCGTCGCGGTCCTCAACGGTGGGAAATTTATTCGGGTTCCGCGTTTTTCCGCacaatcttatcttatctcgcACCAACTTGAATTTCATCTTGCTTTCACTTTTGTTTGGAATCTATTTCGTATCTACTTTGACTCGAGTTGAAGGCTGTCGCTTCCCACCGCGGCACGAGTCCATGGACTCTCTGACAGACATTTAGCATTTACAATGAAGAAATCCTTTTGTGATGTGCTTGGGACCATATAATTGTTCCTTCTTCACACGAAGTAACACATATCCTTGGTTTAAATCGGTGACACCTTTCAATCCAGCGTGTTGACTTAGTTGACTGGCAGGAACATTGGTAGGAATCATTCCCATAGAATTTGTTCAAGATCGAGGGAAACATGTGGGGCGTGAGATGATTAAATTTTATATAAAAGCTGAGCGCTGGGTGCTGATTGCTCAGACATTGCGTGGACAACCAACCCTCATGAATATCGCTATTTACTCCAGGCTTGTCGTCGCCATCATCTCTGCTAGCACCGTCCTGGGGCTTGCATGCAACTCTGACGCAGATTGTGCACAACTAACTTGCGCATCGGGAACAACTTGCGAGCAAGCATTCTGCATCGTCACAACGCACGTATGTCGTGGGCCAGTCTGTGCTTCCGGAGGTAGACAGTGTCCTGTACGTCTTCCGATCTCATAGCCGTATGAGGAACTCTCTAACGCTTAAATTTATTCAATCTCTATCGTTAAAAGTAATTCTGAAAAAAGCTTGAGTTAGGACGTGCTATCCGAGGGAATTTATCTGTGTATTACTATACATATAACCAGATGGATCCTGCGTTCAAAGGGTTACGACAACCGAATAAAAAGTAGCAGAACCAAAGCAAGCTTATATATGAAAGCATGACCTGAGTATCTCCCGAAGTTACCTAAACTTGAGGAAGCTTGCAATTTCGACGACACAAAAGTGTGTGTTCCGGATCCAACAGTAGCCTGAGAAGAAGCATATGAGTACTGGAATATGGGGCATACGAACGGACTTACATTGTTGACACCGGGTATATTAACCACGGCCGTCACCCCAACAGGAACGACAACATTTACAGTAGCCCGTCCTGAGTCTTTAGACCACTCAACGCTCAGGTTTCCAAAAGGAGTCACTGTCCATGCGCTTGCGGCAGTTAAAGGTGAAGATAATAACGGAGAAATTTAACAGTCTCAAAGGCTGGAGACATTGCCTGAATACCGGCGACATGCTTGTATAGCCAGTCTTCAAATGTTCCCAGGAAGAGCTGGATTAATAAGTTCAGTCAAATGCAAGAAAAGAATGGGAGGTACGATGTGACATACATGATCACGAGAGCGAGCGGTCAAGAGCCAATGTTCCCACTAATACCGTGTAAGAAGAAATTTAAATAGACAATTTAGTTATCGGCAGCATACCATTGTGGTTGCTCCATTTTGAATCCAGTATCCCCAACTGGGGAAGGTTGTTTGTTGCGACACAGCAAAAGCGGTATCGCCATGGCCAAAATCAGTTAATACAGGAAGTAGGAATTTTGTCCCTAGGGCACCGGTGTTGAGGTGCGTTCCGATGGAGGAGATATTTTGAGATATGCTATCTGCGACTTTCTGAATACTCGCATTAGGGGCAAGTCCGAACGCGAGTGCGAGAATGTTGTGGGTTTGACGGTATCCGGAGTCTCCTACACCGGTGTAGTATCCAGTATTTGGGTTCAAGAAAGCATTGTTGAACGCAGTCTTCACATCTTGTGCTTGATTTGAGAACGTCGATGAATCCGAATCCTTTTTGAGTACCGAAGCGATTTCGCTCATAACTGTTAGCATTTTATATCTAAGAATCAAACGTTCTGAACATTGAAACATTTATAAAAGGTAGGAAAGGAACATACAGGAATGCTGTTGCAGAGACTCGAGAGTCTTCTGGTGGATTACCTCCCAGGGGACTTGTTTCTGGTGTGTCCCAGTCGCCCAATGTAGTTTGAGCGATGTTGTTTGAAGATCGTCCCAGTTCGAAATTAACGTAATTCTTCATGCTGTCGTAATGATTTGCTAGGATCCTCTGATCACCGCGATACTGATATATCCACCACGGAATCAAGATAAATGCGGAGCTTGCGTTTACATACTTTAATTTATGAATAGTACATGAGTTCAAATTAGTGGGACGTACTGCCAGGTAGGTGCTTGATTGTTTGCACCCCATCCGCTATCCGGGACAACCACTGCAGGTGCGCCAGATCCTTTTGAGCGGCTTTCATCGATATCTCTGACATACTTCGAGAGAAGATCTTGCGAATCGAGGTTAAGTAGGAACATTTCCTATCAAGCCCAAAAAAATCATCATGAGACGGCGATGAAAGAACTGCTCTGAGGTTAAAACTTACCGTGCCGAGCATTGCATCGCCAGTCCACCCATTTTTCTCAAACGTTGGACAGTCAGTGGGAATGCTGTGTACGTTGTTGAGAAGCGTGAATACAGCGGCTGTGTGCATCTTGTTTAGGAGATCGCTAGAAGATTGAAACCCCCCTCGAGGTGTGAGATCATCGTGAACAACACGGCCAATAACATTTTCCGGAGCAGGCGGCGGTGTGCCACTGGGCCATCCTTCAATCTGAACATATTGGTAGCCCTTGTAGCTGAACTTTGGTTCGAAAGTCTCAGGGGTGCCCTTTCCAGCTAGCCAAAACCGATCTT
Coding sequences within it:
- a CDS encoding ATP synthase subunit g, mitochondrial, whose translation is MRPAVPASLLRHSLARQQRSVATKRYASTDSSQAQKKAQETLASVQKNASKFFENAQKFLGPVGEKVGNLLGSYKQPVLYNLAVTKEVFKQIYIKEGLQPPSIEAVKTAYTSLWSQVRNPALVGNLVKSGEIGRVGVYGLQAYGIYKDENVCDVAPSPILQKSCTLASLFFLALYRTLSLNIAKIFVLEVILARFKLN